In the genome of Caldanaerobius fijiensis DSM 17918, one region contains:
- a CDS encoding magnesium chelatase domain-containing protein, with protein sequence MLTKVLSAALYGVDAYAVEVETYISNGLPLFEIVGLPDASVRESRERVKAAIKNIGLEFPVKKITVNMAPADRKKEGPSFDLPVAISILSACGYVPQDLNQFMFLGELSLSGEIKSVSGVLPVAMLAAKDKRCNVK encoded by the coding sequence GTGTTGACGAAGGTGTTAAGTGCTGCCCTATACGGCGTTGATGCATATGCCGTAGAAGTGGAAACGTACATATCTAATGGCTTGCCATTATTTGAAATAGTTGGTTTGCCTGATGCGTCGGTGAGAGAATCTCGAGAGAGGGTAAAAGCGGCTATCAAAAATATAGGTTTAGAATTTCCTGTAAAAAAGATAACCGTTAACATGGCACCTGCTGATAGAAAAAAAGAAGGGCCTTCTTTCGATTTGCCTGTAGCTATAAGTATATTGTCTGCTTGTGGCTATGTGCCGCAGGATTTAAACCAATTTATGTTTTTGGGAGAATTGTCTTTAAGCGGTGAAATTAAATCTGTATCGGGGGTATTACCCGTAGCAATGCTGGCAGCTAAAGACAAGCGGTGTAATGTCAAGTAG
- the ylqF gene encoding ribosome biogenesis GTPase YlqF — MIQWYPGHMAKTKKIIAENLKHIDIALHIIDARIPKSSYNPLLERILGSKPQIIVFNKADLADSSANKKWIMYYNDKGINIVETNAKNRQGIDDIFKTARDLMRNRREKLMRVGYVNVPIRLMILGIPNVGKSTLINAMVGSTKAKVGNKPGITKGKQWIRIGDEFEYMDTPGILWPKFEDEMTGYMLALVGSINDDLLDFEELSLKFIERIVQRYPEVLLEKYKLDRLSDDNYTNLVNIGKKRGCLIKGGEVDTLKAAKIVIDDFRSGRLGNITLELPEDIGHE, encoded by the coding sequence ATGATTCAATGGTATCCTGGCCATATGGCCAAGACAAAAAAGATAATAGCTGAAAATCTAAAACATATCGATATAGCACTGCATATAATCGATGCAAGAATTCCCAAAAGCAGTTACAATCCGCTTTTAGAAAGAATACTGGGCAGCAAGCCACAGATTATTGTTTTTAACAAAGCAGATCTGGCGGATAGTAGTGCTAATAAAAAATGGATAATGTATTACAATGATAAAGGTATAAATATAGTTGAAACCAATGCTAAGAATCGCCAAGGGATCGATGACATATTTAAAACTGCCAGAGATTTGATGAGAAATAGGAGAGAAAAATTAATGAGGGTGGGATATGTTAATGTCCCTATAAGGCTTATGATTCTGGGCATACCTAATGTGGGCAAGTCTACATTAATAAATGCCATGGTAGGCTCTACAAAAGCCAAAGTGGGAAATAAGCCAGGAATTACAAAGGGGAAACAATGGATAAGGATTGGCGATGAATTTGAATATATGGATACGCCAGGTATTTTATGGCCTAAATTTGAGGATGAGATGACAGGTTATATGCTGGCATTGGTGGGTTCTATAAATGATGATTTATTGGATTTTGAAGAGCTTTCGCTTAAATTTATCGAGAGAATAGTTCAGCGGTATCCCGAAGTACTATTGGAGAAATATAAGTTAGATAGGTTATCCGATGATAATTATACAAATTTAGTAAATATCGGCAAAAAAAGAGGCTGTTTAATAAAAGGTGGAGAGGTTGACACGCTTAAAGCAGCAAAGATAGTAATTGACGATTTCAGGTCCGGCAGATTAGGTAATATTACGTTGGAATTACCGGAGGATATAGGTCATGAATAA
- a CDS encoding YraN family protein, whose product MNNKDLGVLGERIAESYLTQMGYKILERNFRGSRGEIDIIAQDDDVICFIEVKTRTGEVYGTPSESIDIRKMAKISHMAMMYLYKKKLRNKPCRFDVVEIWIDRDTEEVKRINLIKDAFDFV is encoded by the coding sequence ATGAATAATAAAGATTTGGGAGTTCTTGGAGAAAGGATAGCAGAAAGCTACTTGACGCAGATGGGATATAAGATATTGGAGAGAAATTTTCGAGGCAGTCGGGGAGAAATAGATATTATAGCACAGGATGATGATGTAATTTGCTTTATAGAAGTCAAGACCCGCACAGGTGAAGTTTATGGTACACCATCAGAGTCAATAGATATAAGAAAGATGGCCAAGATCAGTCATATGGCCATGATGTATTTGTACAAAAAGAAATTGCGCAATAAACCATGCAGATTTGATGTTGTAGAGATATGGATAGATAGAGATACCGAGGAGGTAAAGAGGATAAATCTGATCAAAGACGCTTTTGATTTTGTTTAG